One segment of Comamonas thiooxydans DNA contains the following:
- a CDS encoding acetolactate synthase large subunit has protein sequence MNGAKSLVQTLLATGIDTCFANPGTSEMHFVAALDQVPGMKCVLGLQENVVTGMADGYYRLAGKPACTLLHCAPGLANGMGNLHNARRARSGIVNIVGDQAVYHRPFDAPLTGDTAGMAQTVSAWVHTSTSTEDLGRDAAAAVRAASTFPGQVATLILPADVSWQEGGVVGQAMKAPQPPAIDGGAVERAARTLRDNADVLILLAGPAVLAKGQALAWRIAQATGAKVMASYVTSHVARGRGHLQLERVPYNMEAAIKALESFRHIILVNATPPVGFFGYPGMPSIQHRSDAVFQTLSRPDQDPVEALQALVKVLGAAEVPMPDPGPRPEPVRGTPSPEGLAQTLAAVMPENAIVSDESISYGRGFYKFTHGAPAHDWLHLAGGAIGDGMPVATGAALGAKKQRRVINLQADGSAMYSLQSLWTQAREQLPVTTIILNNSKYNILIGEYANVGATPGETAMSMLDLGNPALDWVRMANGMGVEAARATTLEACADLMQRSFDKEGPFLIELMI, from the coding sequence ATGAACGGAGCCAAGAGCCTAGTACAGACATTGTTGGCCACAGGTATTGATACCTGCTTTGCCAACCCTGGAACGAGTGAAATGCACTTTGTTGCGGCACTGGATCAAGTCCCCGGCATGAAGTGTGTGCTGGGCCTGCAGGAGAACGTTGTAACCGGGATGGCCGACGGTTATTACCGCCTAGCAGGCAAGCCCGCCTGCACATTGCTGCACTGCGCGCCCGGTTTGGCCAACGGCATGGGCAACTTGCACAACGCGCGACGTGCGCGCAGCGGCATCGTCAACATTGTGGGTGACCAAGCGGTGTACCACCGCCCTTTCGATGCGCCCTTAACAGGCGACACCGCAGGCATGGCACAGACGGTCTCTGCCTGGGTACACACGAGTACCAGTACTGAAGACCTCGGCCGTGATGCGGCGGCTGCGGTTCGTGCTGCGAGCACTTTCCCTGGACAGGTCGCCACCTTGATATTGCCGGCCGATGTGTCGTGGCAGGAAGGTGGAGTGGTGGGGCAGGCTATGAAGGCACCACAGCCGCCGGCCATTGATGGTGGCGCGGTGGAGCGTGCAGCCCGTACTCTGAGAGACAACGCTGATGTGCTGATTTTGTTGGCTGGCCCAGCCGTGCTGGCGAAGGGGCAGGCGCTGGCCTGGCGAATCGCGCAGGCAACAGGTGCAAAAGTGATGGCCAGCTATGTCACATCCCATGTGGCACGGGGTCGAGGTCATCTGCAATTGGAGCGGGTTCCCTACAACATGGAGGCCGCCATCAAAGCTCTGGAGAGCTTTCGCCACATCATCTTGGTAAACGCAACTCCGCCTGTGGGCTTCTTCGGCTACCCCGGTATGCCATCGATCCAACACCGTAGCGATGCTGTTTTTCAGACGCTTTCACGGCCCGACCAAGACCCGGTAGAAGCACTGCAGGCGCTGGTCAAAGTGCTGGGGGCAGCAGAGGTACCCATGCCCGACCCGGGGCCAAGGCCTGAGCCCGTGCGTGGCACTCCCTCGCCCGAAGGACTGGCTCAGACGCTGGCGGCAGTGATGCCAGAGAACGCAATTGTTTCCGATGAAAGCATCTCCTATGGAAGAGGCTTCTATAAGTTCACGCATGGTGCACCTGCGCATGACTGGCTGCACTTGGCTGGAGGAGCCATTGGGGACGGCATGCCCGTGGCCACTGGCGCAGCACTGGGCGCAAAAAAGCAGCGCCGCGTCATCAATCTGCAAGCAGATGGGTCGGCCATGTATTCACTGCAGTCACTTTGGACACAGGCGCGTGAGCAACTGCCTGTGACGACCATCATTCTCAATAACAGCAAATACAACATTCTTATTGGCGAATATGCCAATGTCGGCGCCACGCCGGGCGAAACGGCAATGAGTATGCTCGACTTGGGGAATCCTGCACTGGACTGGGTGAGGATGGCGAACGGAATGGGCGTGGAGGCGGCCCGAGCGACCACGCTGGAGGCCTGCGCAGACCTGATGCAACGCAGCTTTGACAAAGAGGGGCCGTTTCTCATTGAACTAATGATCTGA
- a CDS encoding PLP-dependent aminotransferase family protein — MYRFSSVYLDPKGSPIRALYKHLSEPGMISFAGGYPDPQLFDVTGLSAASDRAFENSSACLEYGPTEGTSGLKNALVQLMHERGVLTTPENIIVTTGSQQAFDLVLRVLVEQGDSVFVEQPTYSTNIQAVQAHQAQISAVPVTAEGMDVQALERMLVAASAQGQTPKLLYTIPNFSNPSGATLPVDRRIRLLQLAVQYQFVLAEDDPYGGLRFSGETVPSLMALASQIPGAKDWVVHMSTLSKIVAPGLRVGWAAAPVEILRRCSVAKQTADVGSSPWVQRIAAEYLASGRLNAHLEHICAAYGAKCRALVHGLRHELGEAISFHEPSGGMFVWARLTGDITAAELLTQGIARGVMFVPGEGFQADGVDRFTLRLSFASPSLEEVAQGCRRLGEALVAARAARSKQALPA; from the coding sequence ATGTACCGTTTCTCGTCCGTATACCTCGATCCCAAAGGCTCTCCCATACGTGCGCTTTACAAGCACCTCAGTGAGCCAGGAATGATCTCTTTTGCGGGGGGGTATCCAGACCCGCAACTGTTTGACGTGACTGGGCTCAGTGCCGCCTCGGACAGAGCCTTTGAGAACAGCAGTGCTTGCCTGGAGTACGGCCCCACGGAGGGAACCTCTGGTTTGAAGAATGCCTTGGTGCAACTGATGCATGAAAGAGGCGTACTCACGACCCCAGAGAACATCATCGTGACGACAGGCTCTCAGCAGGCCTTCGATCTGGTGCTGCGCGTTCTAGTGGAGCAGGGCGATAGTGTGTTCGTCGAGCAGCCCACTTATTCCACCAATATCCAGGCAGTACAGGCACACCAAGCGCAGATCAGCGCAGTGCCCGTGACCGCCGAAGGCATGGATGTGCAGGCCCTTGAGCGCATGCTCGTCGCAGCAAGCGCGCAAGGTCAAACGCCCAAGCTGCTTTACACCATTCCGAACTTCAGCAACCCATCGGGTGCAACGCTGCCCGTAGATCGACGCATCCGTTTGCTACAACTAGCGGTGCAATACCAGTTTGTACTGGCCGAGGACGATCCCTATGGCGGGCTGCGTTTTTCGGGAGAGACTGTCCCCTCATTGATGGCGCTTGCAAGCCAGATCCCAGGTGCCAAGGATTGGGTGGTGCACATGTCCACGCTTTCGAAGATTGTCGCCCCTGGCTTGCGTGTTGGCTGGGCGGCTGCGCCGGTTGAAATCCTGAGACGTTGTTCGGTCGCAAAACAGACTGCGGATGTGGGTAGCTCACCTTGGGTGCAGCGCATTGCTGCGGAGTATCTGGCCAGTGGGCGTCTGAACGCCCACCTGGAGCACATCTGTGCAGCCTACGGCGCTAAATGTCGAGCGCTTGTCCATGGCCTGCGCCATGAGTTGGGCGAGGCCATCAGCTTTCATGAACCTTCGGGCGGGATGTTCGTGTGGGCTCGCCTGACAGGCGATATCACGGCTGCCGAGTTGCTGACGCAGGGCATTGCACGCGGTGTGATGTTTGTGCCAGGTGAGGGGTTTCAGGCTGATGGTGTGGACCGTTTCACATTGCGACTTTCTTTTGCCTCCCCATCCCTGGAGGAGGTGGCGCAAGGCTGCCGTCGGTTGGGGGAGGCCCTGGTTGCAGCGCGTGCCGCAAGGAGCAAGCAAGCGCTGCCGGCCTGA
- a CDS encoding LysR substrate-binding domain-containing protein, translating into MAALIAFEAAARHESFTLAARELFLTESAVSRQINGLESNLNIRLFVRVKQRVVLTKAGRLYSEQIRESLRAIERDTRSISAHGSGEGSLELAVLPTFSLEWLIPRLPSFYEKHPHIRVNMGVRSNPFSFNEEHFEAAIHHGKPIWPWATSEVLFGEEMVVIARKDLIGDSIKQAADLLKFPLLFSTTRQESWKKWFAAAQLPPDTVPERSVGFEQHSMMIRAAESGLGIALVPEFFVPKTVWDNGVVRAHSLSIPADDSYYLVYPNNMRHSATLEAFRLWILDEARTFAQTLPTRSRPTV; encoded by the coding sequence ATGGCCGCATTGATTGCATTTGAGGCTGCGGCCAGGCATGAAAGCTTCACACTTGCAGCACGAGAGCTATTTCTGACGGAAAGCGCTGTTTCACGTCAAATCAACGGTCTCGAATCCAATCTCAACATTCGTTTGTTCGTGCGCGTCAAACAGCGGGTGGTGCTGACCAAGGCCGGCCGCCTTTACAGCGAGCAGATCAGGGAATCGCTGCGCGCAATCGAGCGCGATACGCGCTCCATTTCTGCACATGGCAGCGGAGAAGGCAGCCTGGAGCTGGCCGTGCTACCCACTTTTTCATTGGAGTGGCTGATTCCACGACTGCCCAGTTTTTATGAAAAGCACCCCCATATTCGCGTGAATATGGGCGTCCGCTCCAATCCGTTTTCCTTCAATGAGGAGCATTTTGAGGCGGCCATTCATCACGGCAAGCCGATCTGGCCATGGGCAACTTCCGAGGTTCTGTTCGGCGAAGAAATGGTCGTGATTGCGCGCAAGGATCTGATCGGCGACAGCATCAAGCAAGCAGCCGACCTGCTGAAATTTCCCTTGTTGTTCTCAACTACACGCCAAGAGTCATGGAAGAAATGGTTCGCCGCAGCTCAACTACCACCTGACACAGTTCCCGAACGCAGCGTCGGATTCGAGCAGCACTCCATGATGATCCGCGCTGCAGAGTCGGGGCTGGGGATTGCACTGGTGCCAGAGTTTTTCGTACCTAAGACCGTCTGGGACAACGGCGTAGTCCGCGCACATTCACTATCCATTCCGGCGGATGACTCGTATTACCTCGTCTATCCGAACAACATGCGCCACAGTGCAACTTTGGAGGCGTTTCGCTTGTGGATTCTTGATGAGGCACGCACATTTGCGCAAACGCTTCCAACGCGTTCGCGCCCCACGGTCTGA
- the rnk gene encoding nucleoside diphosphate kinase regulator, with the protein MERKPNITLSSLDLDRIESLLEKNNSQFPGRDALEAELDRADVLDPAEIPANVVTMNSTVRFTILEIAKTNTLTLVYPKDMDGSTDKVSIFAPVGIALLGLSVGDEFKMPSPTGQVTVRVDAIEFQPESAGELHR; encoded by the coding sequence ATGGAGCGCAAGCCCAATATCACTCTGTCCTCCTTGGACCTGGATCGCATTGAATCGCTGCTGGAAAAGAACAACAGCCAGTTCCCCGGCCGTGATGCACTGGAGGCGGAGCTGGACCGTGCGGATGTACTCGACCCCGCAGAAATACCCGCCAACGTGGTGACGATGAACTCCACCGTGCGCTTCACCATTCTCGAGATCGCCAAGACCAATACGCTGACACTGGTCTACCCCAAGGATATGGATGGCAGCACCGACAAGGTTTCCATCTTTGCGCCGGTAGGCATCGCCCTGCTGGGCCTGTCAGTGGGCGATGAATTCAAGATGCCTAGCCCTACCGGCCAGGTAACCGTGCGCGTGGATGCCATCGAGTTCCAGCCCGAAAGCGCGGGCGAGCTCCATCGCTGA
- a CDS encoding acyltransferase, whose amino-acid sequence MVQSSISSHSRSALIDCTKGLACVAIVWHHLAFYGPMSDVAHPVMPDLLDWLYEYARMAVQIFLVIGGFLAAASLAPMGLARFDSPWSKIGKRFVRLVVPYAVALVVTIVVSAAIRPWFDHESVSADPDLWQLMAHALLLQGIVGEESLSAGVWYVSIDFQLFAATVLLLAGVRWLQQWVLKRWGATAMKRWWPWAVTGMQGLVVAGAAASLLSFNLDADLDVWAIYFMGAYGIGMMAFWAVAADRRLTAWSWGMLIAALIIGALVYEWRDRIFLAGVTAMLLIVCMRTEVIARWQGFAPLRRLGEISYSVFLIHFSICLLVNAVVNHFWHGSVTAAVVGIPLAFVLSLTAGYALYQLVERHVSSWSQALRWQAGLIGAGLLTTMVAGLR is encoded by the coding sequence ATGGTTCAAAGTTCTATTTCCTCTCATTCCCGCAGTGCCCTGATCGACTGTACCAAGGGGCTGGCTTGTGTTGCCATCGTCTGGCATCACCTGGCTTTCTACGGCCCCATGTCCGATGTGGCTCACCCTGTCATGCCCGACCTGCTGGACTGGCTCTATGAGTACGCCCGTATGGCCGTGCAGATCTTTCTGGTGATCGGCGGTTTTCTGGCTGCAGCCAGCCTGGCTCCCATGGGGCTTGCGCGGTTTGATTCACCCTGGTCCAAGATCGGCAAGCGCTTTGTGCGTCTGGTCGTGCCTTATGCCGTGGCACTGGTGGTGACGATTGTGGTGTCTGCGGCGATTCGTCCCTGGTTCGATCACGAGTCCGTGTCTGCCGACCCCGATCTATGGCAGCTCATGGCCCATGCTCTGCTGCTGCAGGGCATTGTGGGCGAGGAGTCACTGTCGGCTGGTGTCTGGTATGTGTCCATAGACTTTCAGCTGTTCGCCGCGACCGTGCTGTTGCTGGCCGGAGTGCGCTGGCTGCAGCAATGGGTGCTGAAGCGCTGGGGCGCTACGGCCATGAAGCGCTGGTGGCCCTGGGCCGTGACTGGGATGCAGGGGCTGGTGGTCGCGGGGGCGGCTGCATCGCTGCTGAGTTTCAATCTCGATGCAGACCTGGATGTATGGGCGATTTATTTCATGGGTGCCTATGGCATCGGCATGATGGCCTTCTGGGCGGTGGCAGCAGACAGGCGCCTGACGGCCTGGAGCTGGGGCATGCTGATTGCTGCTCTGATCATCGGCGCTCTGGTCTATGAATGGCGCGACCGCATTTTTCTCGCCGGCGTGACCGCGATGCTGCTGATCGTCTGCATGCGTACCGAGGTCATTGCCCGCTGGCAGGGTTTTGCGCCGCTGCGTCGCCTGGGAGAGATTTCCTACTCGGTATTCCTGATTCACTTTTCCATCTGCCTGCTGGTCAACGCAGTGGTCAACCATTTCTGGCACGGTTCGGTCACAGCCGCCGTGGTGGGCATCCCGTTAGCCTTTGTGCTTTCACTGACAGCCGGCTACGCGCTGTATCAATTGGTGGAGCGCCATGTTTCGTCATGGAGTCAGGCCCTGCGCTGGCAGGCAGGCCTGATCGGCGCGGGTCTGCTGACCACCATGGTGGCCGGCTTGCGCTGA
- a CDS encoding GbsR/MarR family transcriptional regulator, with the protein MEAMTQAKPLSELSRQFVSHFGEMGSRWGINRTVGQIYALLFISPEPLNADQIADTLEFSRSNVSMGLKELQAWRLVQLRHQPGDRREYFQAPEDVWEIFKRLAEERRRREIEPTQSMLRAAMMEEASTDEERYAQQRMRDMHELIDKLMSWFDDVQRLSPETAMQLMGMGSAVTRLLDLKDKITGRSKSGSEA; encoded by the coding sequence ATGGAGGCTATGACGCAAGCCAAACCACTGTCGGAGCTGAGCCGACAATTTGTTTCGCATTTCGGCGAGATGGGCAGCCGCTGGGGCATCAATCGCACCGTGGGGCAGATCTATGCCCTGCTGTTCATTTCGCCCGAGCCGCTGAACGCAGACCAGATTGCCGACACGCTGGAATTCTCGCGCTCCAATGTGAGCATGGGGCTCAAGGAGTTGCAGGCCTGGCGGCTGGTTCAGCTGCGTCACCAGCCCGGCGACCGGCGCGAATACTTCCAGGCACCCGAGGATGTCTGGGAAATCTTCAAGCGACTGGCCGAAGAGCGCCGCCGCCGCGAGATCGAGCCCACGCAGTCCATGCTGCGTGCCGCCATGATGGAAGAAGCCAGCACCGACGAAGAACGCTACGCCCAGCAACGCATGCGCGATATGCACGAACTCATCGACAAGCTGATGAGCTGGTTTGACGATGTTCAGCGTCTGTCGCCAGAGACAGCCATGCAGCTTATGGGCATGGGCTCCGCCGTGACGCGACTGCTGGACCTGAAAGACAAGATTACCGGGCGAAGCAAGTCAGGCTCGGAAGCCTGA